In Opitutus sp., one genomic interval encodes:
- a CDS encoding FAD-dependent thymidylate synthase, whose protein sequence is MRITGLALVPPPTAADLPQVTPELLASVLARYSRSNEGIAAIMAKVDLANPDASIDRILKFVDYGHASIGGLTGGIAIALDDVSMWLAYKIFEIAQMADGQESSTRYITMDAANLPTPAELGIPEDLAARWQALMAKSFAAYNAEYARLDTLGVAEPHRVRVPADAKPAVVTRIRKNYALDRARYFIPLATRTNVGLVQTSRMWASTVKHLDSLPHPEARAAAALIRGELVKLSPRLTRHSTAEASYQAQAQQELATSLRLGLARLSTAPLADEVWVNVDRSAPPFLCEEQPVDEALRHRTNRYGYQGTATRRMRVGFAWNNMAIAELRDLNRHRTGHRYTPLIQAGFYLPAEITHAAHQELLDEQAALTRELMERGSAAYVYTLLLGAQTPFEHSTHGDKFIYEAELRTGMGAHYRYAEHLSAALREFFNQVPEARQWVVEGTAEPE, encoded by the coding sequence ATGCGTATCACTGGCCTAGCCCTCGTCCCTCCGCCCACCGCCGCCGACCTGCCCCAGGTCACGCCCGAGCTGCTTGCCTCCGTGCTGGCCCGTTACTCGCGTAGCAATGAGGGCATCGCCGCCATCATGGCCAAGGTCGACCTGGCCAACCCCGACGCCTCCATCGACCGCATTTTGAAGTTTGTCGACTACGGCCACGCCTCCATCGGCGGGCTCACCGGCGGCATCGCGATCGCCCTGGACGACGTATCGATGTGGCTGGCTTACAAGATTTTTGAAATCGCCCAAATGGCCGACGGGCAGGAGTCGTCCACCCGCTATATCACCATGGACGCGGCGAACCTGCCCACGCCCGCCGAGCTCGGCATCCCCGAGGACCTTGCGGCGCGCTGGCAGGCGCTCATGGCAAAATCGTTTGCCGCCTATAACGCCGAATACGCCCGCCTCGACACCCTCGGCGTGGCCGAACCGCACCGCGTGCGTGTGCCCGCCGACGCCAAACCAGCGGTGGTCACCCGCATCCGCAAAAACTACGCGCTCGACCGAGCCCGTTATTTTATCCCGTTGGCCACCCGCACCAACGTCGGGTTGGTCCAGACCTCGCGCATGTGGGCGAGCACGGTTAAACACCTCGATTCGCTCCCGCACCCCGAGGCCCGTGCCGCCGCCGCGCTCATCCGTGGTGAGTTGGTTAAACTCTCCCCGCGGCTAACCCGCCACAGTACGGCCGAAGCCTCCTATCAGGCCCAGGCACAGCAGGAATTGGCCACCTCACTGCGGCTGGGGTTGGCCCGCCTCTCGACTGCGCCGCTGGCCGACGAAGTCTGGGTCAACGTCGACCGCAGCGCCCCGCCCTTTCTTTGCGAGGAGCAACCGGTGGACGAGGCGCTGCGCCACCGCACCAATCGCTACGGTTATCAAGGCACGGCCACCCGCCGCATGCGCGTGGGCTTTGCATGGAACAACATGGCGATCGCCGAACTGCGTGACCTCAACCGCCACCGCACCGGCCACCGCTACACGCCGCTCATTCAGGCCGGCTTTTACCTGCCGGCCGAGATCACCCACGCCGCGCATCAGGAGTTGCTCGACGAGCAAGCGGCGCTGACCCGCGAACTCATGGAACGCGGTTCGGCGGCCTACGTTTACACGCTTCTGCTGGGCGCGCAGACGCCCTTCGAGCACTCGACGCACGGTGATAAGTTTATCTACGAAGCCGAGCTGCGTACGGGCATGGGTGCGCATTACCGCTACGCCGAGCACCTCAGCGCGGCGCTGCGCGAGTTCTTTAACCAAGTGCCCGAAGCCCGCCAGTGGGTGGTCGAAGGCACCGCCGAACCGGAATAA
- a CDS encoding PEP-CTERM sorting domain-containing protein, producing the protein MKLSVTSFAKACFRFSSLALVVLGLSHLTASAGVAPSPIFSEDFNNFTGGTISPGTQFETANKVKFGASLTGWNATGGNAIHAVEYTTGNSAVMIFSGNGGTSVNKIQTTASYAANDSGTTYVVAYDFSAAVYQDGNQATASGDGLRFMVLLGSNNATVISDVTQTVGAWTHNMLFTTGTFSYVGTGEGDVQFLITAANTNTVRFAGAVDNFSVTTASAVPEPSTYAAIFGVLALGAAAFRRRQTRA; encoded by the coding sequence ATGAAACTCAGTGTCACCTCCTTCGCGAAAGCCTGCTTTCGCTTTTCCTCACTCGCCCTGGTGGTCCTCGGCTTGTCCCACCTGACCGCCTCCGCCGGAGTGGCCCCAAGCCCGATTTTCAGCGAAGACTTCAACAATTTCACCGGCGGCACCATCTCTCCCGGGACCCAGTTCGAGACCGCGAATAAGGTAAAGTTTGGGGCCAGTTTGACCGGCTGGAACGCGACCGGCGGCAACGCCATTCACGCGGTCGAGTACACGACCGGAAACAGTGCGGTCATGATCTTCAGTGGTAACGGCGGTACATCGGTAAATAAAATTCAAACGACGGCCAGCTACGCTGCGAATGACAGCGGTACCACCTATGTGGTCGCCTACGACTTTTCGGCGGCCGTTTATCAAGACGGGAATCAGGCCACCGCCTCCGGTGACGGCCTGCGCTTCATGGTTTTGCTGGGCAGCAACAATGCAACCGTGATCAGTGATGTAACCCAGACCGTCGGCGCCTGGACCCACAACATGTTGTTTACCACCGGTACCTTCAGCTACGTCGGCACGGGCGAGGGTGACGTTCAGTTCCTCATCACCGCGGCCAATACCAACACAGTCCGTTTTGCCGGTGCGGTGGACAATTTCTCGGTCACGACGGCTTCCGCCGTCCCCGAGCCGTCGACCTACGCCGCGATTTTCGGCGTGCTCGCCCTCGGTGCCGCCGCCTTCCGCCGCCGCCAGACCCGCGCCTAA
- a CDS encoding alkaline phosphatase family protein: MKRLVLTRLAALFLFTTTAALLSAQTTPRAARVFIVSFDGGKPSVIADSTMPVLKAMVAEGACTWEAKTVVPSITLLAHASMISGVGPAKHKITWNDWMPEKGLIPVPTIFSLVHPHGFTTAMFAGKPKFKHLNLPGSLDEFVLPLPKADAKAVAAAFAARLPLSNPDLCLIHFADPDTAGHKYGWGSPEQKIAFAESDAALKVVMDALKAAGIADSSVVILTADHGGHDKTHGSDSPEDVNIPWIVWGKGVKKGAVLTGPVSTCDTAATALWLLGQPIPAEFDGKPVVAAFE; this comes from the coding sequence ATGAAACGCCTCGTCCTCACCCGCCTCGCCGCACTTTTTCTGTTCACCACCACCGCCGCGCTGCTCTCGGCCCAGACCACCCCGCGCGCCGCCCGCGTGTTCATCGTCAGCTTCGACGGTGGCAAACCCTCCGTCATCGCCGACAGCACGATGCCCGTGCTCAAGGCTATGGTCGCCGAGGGCGCGTGCACCTGGGAGGCCAAAACCGTGGTGCCGAGCATCACCCTGCTCGCCCACGCCTCGATGATCAGCGGCGTCGGCCCGGCAAAACATAAAATCACCTGGAACGACTGGATGCCCGAAAAGGGCCTGATCCCGGTGCCGACGATTTTTTCGCTGGTTCACCCGCACGGCTTCACCACCGCGATGTTCGCCGGAAAACCTAAGTTCAAGCACCTCAACCTGCCCGGCTCGCTCGACGAATTCGTGCTGCCGCTGCCCAAGGCCGACGCGAAGGCGGTCGCCGCCGCCTTTGCCGCGCGCCTGCCGCTGTCCAACCCCGACTTGTGCCTGATCCATTTCGCCGATCCCGACACCGCCGGTCACAAATACGGCTGGGGCTCGCCCGAGCAGAAAATCGCCTTCGCCGAGAGCGACGCCGCGCTGAAGGTCGTCATGGACGCACTCAAGGCGGCCGGGATTGCGGACAGCAGTGTGGTTATCCTCACCGCCGATCATGGCGGCCACGACAAGACCCACGGCTCGGACTCGCCGGAGGACGTCAACATCCCGTGGATCGTGTGGGGCAAGGGAGTGAAAAAAGGCGCCGTACTCACGGGTCCAGTGAGCACCTGCGACACGGCGGCGACCGCGCTGTGGTTACTCGGCCAGCCGATCCCGGCGGAGTTCGACGGCAAACCGGTGGTCGCTGCGTTTGAGTGA
- a CDS encoding PEP-CTERM sorting domain-containing protein (PEP-CTERM proteins occur, often in large numbers, in the proteomes of bacteria that also encode an exosortase, a predicted intramembrane cysteine proteinase. The presence of a PEP-CTERM domain at a protein's C-terminus predicts cleavage within the sorting domain, followed by covalent anchoring to some some component of the (usually Gram-negative) cell surface. Many PEP-CTERM proteins exhibit an unusual sequence composition that includes large numbers of potential glycosylation sites. Expression of one such protein has been shown restore the ability of a bacterium to form floc, a type of biofilm.), whose product MSLTRPARRLALVLITLALTAAGRSSVSVASSYTENFDNLGTALPNGWGVWTASTATDNGTPFAWSTTNVANNAAATADTYFRNLPGASQTWSSTFSGGDDRALGWRAGSAASRDGSITFTWTNTSSWSFSSLSFDLFTPNSSGTTASFNLEYQIGATGTFFQLAGKSYTTVPTPTAPAVLAVSSISLTALDLTALNDQSGLVTLRLNNNASTGSTFHTVALDNFHYTASTTAIPEPASYGALGGAAALALALARRQRRRERVAGERS is encoded by the coding sequence ATGTCCCTCACCCGACCCGCCCGCCGCCTCGCCTTAGTGTTAATCACGCTCGCCCTGACCGCCGCCGGTCGGAGCTCCGTTTCAGTAGCATCCAGCTACACGGAAAATTTCGACAACCTCGGCACTGCGTTACCCAACGGCTGGGGCGTGTGGACAGCGTCAACGGCAACGGATAATGGAACCCCCTTTGCGTGGAGTACCACCAACGTCGCCAACAACGCGGCGGCCACAGCGGATACCTATTTCCGCAACCTCCCGGGAGCCAGTCAGACCTGGTCATCGACGTTTTCCGGCGGTGACGATCGCGCGCTGGGCTGGCGAGCGGGCAGTGCCGCCAGTCGCGACGGCTCGATCACCTTCACTTGGACCAACACCAGCAGTTGGAGCTTTTCCTCGCTGAGCTTCGATTTATTTACCCCCAACAGCTCGGGCACGACGGCCAGCTTTAACCTGGAATACCAAATCGGCGCCACGGGCACGTTTTTCCAATTGGCCGGTAAGTCCTACACCACCGTCCCCACCCCCACGGCGCCCGCCGTGCTGGCGGTAAGCTCGATCAGTTTGACCGCGCTCGACCTCACCGCGCTCAATGACCAGTCGGGCCTAGTCACCTTGCGGCTCAATAATAACGCGAGTACGGGCAGCACCTTTCACACGGTGGCACTGGACAACTTCCATTACACGGCGAGCACCACCGCCATCCCCGAGCCGGCAAGCTATGGGGCCCTTGGCGGGGCCGCCGCCCTCGCCCTGGCCCTGGCCCGCCGGCAGCGGCGGCGCGAAAGGGTAGCAGGCGAAAGAAGCTAA
- a CDS encoding PQQ-dependent sugar dehydrogenase, with amino-acid sequence MTRLRHSSHAVLGTLLLAATATLPARAAADSTDAPRNLPKLAAEVCAGCHGPTLEGGAGPSLLDDTWKYGGDDAQIAASIRLGHPAGGMPPFGGSLTEKDIRGLVVYLREVAGKAKLRQTPPPRPNVDKPTASRLHTYRIETVVAQLKEPWSLAFLPDGRSLVTEKRGTLSIISSIASGGGGTNGAPVTDGVTTTLITGTPLVDTAGQGGLFDVVAHPDFARNGWIYLAFADPQKSAEGRDVAMTAVMRGRIRDNVWVDQEVIFRASLETYRNAGGVHFGGRLAFDRAGFFFFSIGERGNQADAQNLALPNGKIHRLHDDGRVPTDNPFVAKPGALRSIWSYGHRNPQGLRFDTATGLLWAHEHGPRGGDELNRIQPGRNYGWPLATYGINYNGMPITDVTTRADIEPPATYWIPSIAPCGLSIYTGERFPKWKNNLFVTSLAAEELRRLKLKDGKVVEQEIIFKGLGRLRDVVQGPDGLLYVLLPDRVARLVPAATP; translated from the coding sequence ATGACCCGCCTGCGCCATTCGTCACACGCCGTGCTCGGCACGCTCCTCCTCGCCGCAACCGCCACCCTCCCCGCCCGCGCCGCTGCCGACTCCACCGACGCACCGCGCAACTTGCCTAAACTCGCCGCCGAGGTCTGCGCGGGCTGCCACGGCCCCACCCTCGAAGGCGGCGCCGGCCCTTCGCTGCTCGACGACACCTGGAAATACGGCGGCGACGACGCCCAGATCGCCGCCAGTATCCGCCTCGGCCACCCCGCAGGAGGCATGCCGCCGTTTGGTGGGTCGCTGACTGAAAAGGATATCCGCGGGCTGGTGGTTTACCTGCGTGAAGTGGCTGGCAAGGCCAAGCTGCGCCAGACCCCGCCGCCTCGCCCCAACGTGGACAAGCCCACCGCCAGCCGGCTCCACACTTACCGAATCGAAACCGTGGTCGCCCAGCTCAAAGAGCCTTGGTCGCTCGCGTTCCTGCCGGACGGCCGCAGCCTCGTCACCGAAAAGCGTGGCACCTTGAGTATCATCAGCAGCATCGCCAGTGGTGGCGGTGGCACGAACGGCGCGCCGGTAACTGACGGCGTGACCACCACGCTTATTACCGGAACGCCGCTGGTCGATACGGCCGGGCAAGGCGGACTGTTCGACGTCGTGGCGCACCCCGATTTCGCCCGCAACGGCTGGATCTACCTCGCCTTTGCCGATCCGCAAAAATCCGCCGAAGGCCGTGACGTAGCCATGACCGCCGTGATGCGCGGGCGGATTCGGGACAACGTGTGGGTTGACCAGGAGGTGATTTTCCGTGCGTCGCTTGAAACCTACCGCAACGCCGGCGGCGTGCACTTTGGCGGGCGACTGGCCTTCGACCGCGCGGGCTTTTTCTTTTTCTCCATTGGTGAGCGCGGCAACCAAGCCGACGCCCAAAACCTCGCCCTGCCCAATGGCAAAATCCACCGCCTTCACGACGACGGCCGCGTGCCCACCGACAATCCCTTCGTGGCCAAACCCGGCGCGTTGCGCTCGATTTGGAGCTACGGCCACCGTAACCCGCAGGGCCTGCGCTTCGACACGGCCACCGGCTTGCTCTGGGCGCACGAACACGGCCCGCGCGGCGGCGACGAACTCAACCGCATCCAACCGGGGCGCAACTACGGCTGGCCGCTCGCCACCTACGGCATCAACTACAACGGCATGCCCATCACCGACGTGACCACGCGCGCCGACATTGAGCCGCCGGCCACTTACTGGATTCCCTCGATCGCGCCGTGCGGCCTGTCGATCTACACGGGCGAGCGTTTCCCGAAGTGGAAAAATAATCTGTTTGTGACCTCGCTCGCCGCCGAGGAATTGCGCCGGCTCAAACTCAAGGACGGCAAGGTCGTCGAGCAGGAGATTATCTTCAAAGGGCTCGGCCGCCTGCGCGACGTCGTGCAGGGGCCGGACGGCCTGCTTTACGTGCTGTTGCCCGACCGCGTAGCTCGACTGGTGCCCGCCGCCACACCCTGA
- a CDS encoding SEC-C domain-containing protein has protein sequence MHEKSEFQRIGGKWIFARTLRQGPAPVKTEPKVGRNDPCTCGSGKKFKKCCGA, from the coding sequence ATGCACGAGAAGTCCGAGTTTCAGCGCATCGGCGGCAAATGGATTTTCGCGCGCACGCTGCGCCAGGGGCCGGCTCCGGTGAAGACCGAGCCCAAGGTCGGTCGCAACGACCCGTGCACCTGCGGTAGCGGCAAGAAGTTCAAGAAGTGCTGCGGCGCCTAA
- a CDS encoding IS630 family transposase → MGRKAVRITCSEGDQQSLEKRATSRIESRQRVERARMILGCVSGEQVQEVARRCNTRPNTVIKWRDRFVLLGMKGLDDAARPGAKRTYGEDFRDRVLALLEGPPPPGQARWDGPAVARVLGGSVHAVWRVLRKEGICLQRQRSWCVSTDKQFAAKAADIVGLYLSPPEKALVISVDEKPGIQALERATGYVETDNGKIVQGLKSTYKRHGTLNLFAALDVATGLIKTQKTTLKRREEFLLFMDQVVADHPPERELHVILDNYCTHKKCDAWLARHPNVHFHFTPTSASWLNQVEIWFGILTRKALRGANFRSVAELSQAIDAFVAAYLPNAKPFKWRKREVKGSQLRNTIINLRN, encoded by the coding sequence ATGGGACGAAAAGCCGTGCGAATCACTTGTAGCGAGGGGGATCAGCAATCCCTAGAAAAACGGGCAACCAGCCGGATTGAGTCGAGGCAGCGAGTTGAGCGCGCCCGGATGATCCTTGGGTGCGTGAGTGGCGAGCAGGTGCAAGAGGTGGCGCGCCGCTGCAACACCAGGCCGAACACCGTAATAAAGTGGAGGGATCGCTTTGTGCTGCTTGGCATGAAGGGGCTGGATGATGCGGCACGGCCGGGCGCGAAGCGCACCTACGGTGAGGACTTTCGAGATCGGGTGCTGGCTTTATTGGAAGGGCCACCCCCTCCGGGGCAGGCGCGCTGGGATGGTCCAGCGGTGGCCCGTGTGCTCGGCGGCTCGGTGCACGCGGTCTGGCGAGTGCTGCGCAAGGAGGGCATTTGCCTGCAGCGCCAGCGCTCGTGGTGCGTGAGCACTGACAAGCAGTTCGCAGCCAAGGCAGCCGATATCGTCGGGCTCTACCTGAGCCCACCGGAAAAGGCATTGGTGATAAGTGTGGATGAAAAGCCTGGCATCCAAGCCCTAGAGCGCGCCACCGGTTACGTGGAGACCGACAATGGTAAAATCGTCCAGGGACTCAAAAGCACCTACAAGCGCCACGGTACACTCAACTTGTTCGCTGCCCTTGATGTGGCCACGGGCTTGATCAAGACGCAGAAAACCACCCTTAAGCGCCGGGAGGAGTTCCTGCTGTTCATGGACCAAGTGGTGGCGGATCACCCGCCCGAGAGAGAACTCCACGTGATTTTGGATAATTATTGCACCCACAAAAAGTGCGACGCTTGGCTCGCTCGGCACCCCAATGTCCACTTCCACTTTACCCCAACCTCGGCGAGTTGGCTCAATCAAGTTGAAATCTGGTTCGGCATACTAACAAGGAAGGCGCTACGGGGCGCGAACTTCAGAAGCGTCGCCGAACTTAGTCAGGCCATTGACGCTTTCGTCGCCGCCTACCTGCCCAATGCCAAGCCGTTCAAGTGGCGCAAGCGCGAGGTCAAGGGAAGCCAACTCAGAAATACTATCATTAATCTACGCAATTAA
- a CDS encoding sucrase, with protein MKPEITRAIFSMEGYCVWDPSLVTDAQGRHHLFFSRWPIDATKEGEAWSRGFESWVTHSEVCRATAETPFGPYHFAEVVLPKRPGYWDGDVTHNPSIRRFGDRYYLYYNGNQSDGGWWDHRNNQRVGVAIADRPEGPWTRFDKPLLDVTPGAWDAMCTNNAVCAQAPDGRYILLYKGVGDRLPLPKYGPVLHGVGFADRPEGPFVKHPEPIFASEDAAFPGEDPFVWCQDGRYHALLKDQGTYYSPSHKAIVRFESDDGLHWAVAEDPMFQEKALIHEDGRREEVHRLERPFLYGTEDGPEIFFCAVKPRADRHDSIIAAMSLKPQGTNPRPGDFF; from the coding sequence ATGAAACCAGAAATCACCCGCGCCATTTTCAGCATGGAGGGCTACTGCGTCTGGGACCCGTCGCTGGTCACGGACGCGCAAGGCAGACACCACCTCTTCTTTTCGCGCTGGCCGATCGACGCGACGAAAGAGGGCGAGGCGTGGTCCAGGGGCTTCGAGTCATGGGTAACCCATTCCGAGGTCTGTCGCGCGACGGCGGAGACACCCTTCGGGCCCTACCACTTCGCGGAGGTCGTGCTGCCGAAGCGCCCCGGTTACTGGGACGGAGATGTCACCCACAATCCGAGCATCCGCCGGTTCGGAGACCGGTATTACCTTTACTACAACGGCAACCAGAGCGACGGCGGGTGGTGGGACCACCGGAACAACCAGCGCGTGGGGGTGGCCATTGCGGACCGGCCGGAGGGACCATGGACCCGGTTCGACAAGCCGTTACTCGATGTGACGCCCGGTGCTTGGGATGCCATGTGCACGAACAACGCCGTGTGCGCGCAGGCACCGGACGGTCGGTATATCCTTCTCTACAAGGGGGTTGGCGACAGGTTGCCGCTCCCGAAATATGGCCCTGTGCTGCATGGCGTCGGTTTTGCCGACCGCCCCGAGGGTCCCTTCGTGAAACACCCCGAACCGATCTTCGCCAGCGAGGATGCCGCCTTCCCCGGAGAAGACCCCTTCGTCTGGTGTCAGGACGGACGCTATCACGCCCTCCTAAAAGACCAGGGCACCTACTATTCGCCGTCACACAAGGCGATCGTGCGCTTCGAGTCGGATGACGGACTTCACTGGGCGGTGGCGGAAGATCCGATGTTCCAGGAGAAGGCCCTCATCCATGAGGATGGCCGGCGCGAGGAGGTACACCGGCTGGAACGGCCGTTCCTTTACGGCACGGAGGACGGGCCGGAGATCTTCTTCTGCGCCGTGAAACCGCGTGCCGACCGGCATGACTCCATCATCGCCGCCATGTCGCTGAAACCACAAGGAACCAACCCGCGCCCCGGAGACTTCTTCTGA
- a CDS encoding ISAs1 family transposase has translation MMPAETNPSNPQGEVISLRHLQVQVLDSPELNARAQGLLEEHHYLGAVKPVGERLLYAVSDAQGTWVAVLVFAAAALHLRGREAWIGWSGEQRRRRLALVVNNVRFLLLPKPAVPNLGSAVLSRVLGRLSADWQSRYEHPVLVVETFVDPERFTGSVYKASGWTELGLTKGNTRKSRDYYEHHAKPKRLFVRELEPRARRALQAGQIKPSLAAVEAKVPVRSTLKAPDLISLAEAFRQVPEYRAYIGAYPLHALLAITAAAYLAGAPRGQRDLAAFARRLSPVQRQALGVIRRRGKYGAPSQPTFSRLFARVQASRIEEVLLAHQRQVRGEPPDSEIVVIDGKVPKHSGGQNVVTAVTSPSLFYLGSEVVAEKSNEIPAARALCERLDLVDKLVSLDALHTQADTARAIVMEHGGDYLFTVKGNQPGLQKIVAAQVPDPGAPFLTR, from the coding sequence ATGATGCCGGCCGAAACGAACCCGTCGAACCCCCAAGGGGAGGTGATTTCGCTGCGCCACTTGCAGGTGCAGGTGCTAGACAGCCCCGAGTTAAACGCCCGAGCGCAGGGGCTGCTTGAGGAGCATCACTATCTGGGCGCGGTGAAACCGGTGGGCGAGCGGCTGCTGTACGCGGTGAGCGATGCGCAGGGCACCTGGGTGGCGGTGCTGGTGTTTGCGGCGGCGGCGCTGCACCTGCGCGGCCGGGAGGCGTGGATTGGCTGGAGTGGCGAACAGCGCCGACGCCGATTGGCGCTGGTGGTCAACAACGTGCGGTTCCTGCTGCTGCCCAAGCCGGCGGTGCCCAACTTGGGCTCGGCGGTTTTGAGCCGGGTGCTCGGCCGGCTCAGTGCCGACTGGCAGTCGCGTTACGAGCACCCCGTGCTCGTCGTGGAAACCTTCGTCGACCCCGAGCGTTTTACGGGAAGTGTATACAAGGCATCCGGGTGGACCGAGTTGGGCCTGACCAAGGGCAACACGCGTAAGTCGCGCGATTACTACGAGCACCACGCCAAGCCCAAGCGCTTGTTTGTGCGCGAGCTGGAGCCCCGGGCCCGGAGAGCTCTTCAGGCAGGGCAGATCAAACCCTCGCTGGCTGCGGTGGAGGCGAAAGTTCCGGTGCGAAGTACCCTGAAGGCCCCCGATTTAATCAGCCTGGCGGAGGCCTTCCGGCAAGTGCCTGAATACCGCGCCTACATCGGGGCCTATCCCTTGCACGCGCTGCTGGCGATCACGGCGGCGGCCTATCTGGCCGGAGCACCCCGCGGCCAACGTGACCTGGCCGCTTTCGCCCGCCGGCTCTCCCCGGTCCAACGCCAAGCCCTCGGGGTGATCCGCCGCCGCGGCAAATACGGCGCTCCCAGCCAGCCCACCTTTAGTCGGCTGTTCGCCCGCGTTCAGGCCTCGCGCATCGAGGAGGTTTTACTCGCCCACCAACGTCAGGTGCGAGGCGAGCCCCCCGACAGCGAGATCGTGGTCATCGACGGCAAAGTCCCCAAGCACAGCGGCGGACAAAACGTCGTGACCGCGGTTACCTCGCCGAGCTTGTTTTATCTCGGCAGCGAGGTCGTCGCCGAAAAAAGTAACGAGATTCCCGCCGCCCGCGCCCTGTGTGAGAGACTCGATTTGGTCGATAAACTCGTGAGCCTTGATGCCCTGCATACCCAAGCGGACACCGCGCGGGCGATCGTAATGGAGCATGGCGGCGACTACCTGTTCACCGTCAAAGGCAACCAGCCCGGCCTGCAGAAAATCGTAGCCGCGCAAGTGCCCGATCCGGGCGCCCCTTTTTTGACCCGTTAA